The proteins below are encoded in one region of Thermus albus:
- a CDS encoding universal stress protein — MYKSILMPTDGSPCSLEALEHGLSLAKALGAKVHFLYVLENPAQAIWIAPESVPYGLELLEDLKKAGEEAIAKALNLAQEKGVEATGEVKEGIPVPTIVEAAKGFDLLVMGTHGRTGLDKLLLGSVTEGVLHRVGIPVLVVRCR; from the coding sequence ATGTACAAAAGCATTCTGATGCCCACGGATGGAAGCCCCTGTAGCCTAGAGGCCCTGGAGCATGGCCTTTCCCTGGCCAAGGCCCTGGGGGCCAAGGTCCACTTCCTCTACGTGCTGGAGAACCCCGCCCAGGCCATCTGGATTGCCCCAGAGAGCGTTCCCTATGGCCTGGAGCTTCTGGAGGACCTGAAGAAGGCGGGGGAGGAGGCCATCGCCAAGGCCCTTAACCTGGCTCAGGAAAAGGGGGTGGAGGCCACGGGGGAGGTGAAGGAGGGGATACCGGTGCCCACCATCGTGGAGGCGGCCAAGGGGTTTGACCTTTTGGTCATGGGCACCCATGGGCGCACCGGGCTGGACAAGCTCCTTTTGGGCTCGGTGACCGAGGGGGTCTTGCACCGGGTGGGGATTCCGGTTCTGGTGGTGCGCTGCCGCTAG
- a CDS encoding LOG family protein, which produces MRLVSVFVSSRLSQDDPLYARLVRYGEVMAEEGFGLACGGYQGGMEALARGVKAKGGMVVGVTAPALFPERKGPSPYVDLELPASSLPERIGRLLDLGAGYLALPGGVGTLAELVLAWNLLYLRRGLGRPLAVDPYWLSLLKAHGEIAPEDLALLHPVADEDGLRRFLRRL; this is translated from the coding sequence ATGCGCCTGGTTAGCGTTTTCGTCTCCTCGCGCCTTTCCCAAGACGACCCCCTTTATGCCCGACTGGTCCGTTACGGGGAGGTTATGGCGGAGGAGGGCTTTGGCCTGGCCTGCGGGGGGTACCAGGGAGGGATGGAGGCCTTGGCCCGGGGGGTAAAGGCCAAGGGGGGCATGGTGGTGGGGGTTACGGCCCCCGCCCTTTTCCCCGAGCGCAAGGGGCCAAGCCCCTATGTGGACTTGGAACTTCCCGCCTCCTCCTTGCCCGAGCGAATCGGGAGGCTTTTGGATCTGGGGGCAGGGTATCTTGCCCTTCCCGGGGGGGTGGGTACCCTGGCGGAACTGGTGCTGGCCTGGAACCTCCTCTACCTGCGGCGGGGCCTGGGCCGGCCCCTGGCGGTGGATCCTTACTGGCTTTCCCTCCTCAAGGCCCACGGGGAGATCGCCCCGGAGGATCTGGCCCTTTTGCACCCTGTGGCGGACGAGGATGGTTTGCGGCGGTTTCTAAGGAGGCTATGA
- a CDS encoding VOC family protein: MSETLVVYVPDLGQGVSFYQALGLALEELIPEREALLAPLEGPLLLLRPGSGGVEPGPNRPRPEGHGFARVGVEEGRLVFFVENLEHEKLRLSKYGLPFREAGEHLLLFDPGENPVLVRGLPPEKQP; encoded by the coding sequence ATGAGCGAAACCCTTGTGGTGTACGTGCCGGACCTGGGTCAGGGCGTGAGCTTCTACCAGGCCCTGGGGTTGGCCCTCGAGGAGCTGATCCCGGAAAGGGAGGCCCTTTTGGCCCCCCTGGAGGGCCCCCTTCTCCTCCTGCGCCCGGGAAGCGGGGGAGTGGAGCCGGGGCCCAACCGCCCCCGGCCCGAGGGGCACGGCTTCGCCCGGGTGGGGGTGGAGGAAGGCCGCCTGGTGTTTTTCGTGGAGAACCTGGAGCACGAAAAGCTTCGCCTTTCCAAGTATGGCCTTCCCTTCCGCGAGGCAGGGGAACACCTCCTCCTCTTTGACCCGGGGGAGAACCCGGTCTTGGTACGGGGGCTTCCCCCGGAAAAACAACCCTGA
- a CDS encoding HAD family hydrolase: MRLWLLDLDDTLLVDHRVSEEVLEQLGREVGVEGLPEGVRRKAEEFFRQAPFYPWAEGIGHSALEALWARYSTPGLEALAGWAWPFRERVFQEALRELDGPEERARELAEAFFQRRRRYPLFPEVPEFLWALRAKGAVLVLLTNGIPDLQREKLFGAGLAETFDLTLVSGEVGLGKPDPRLFRMALCAFGVGPEEAVMVGDNPERDIQGALLAGIKAVWVDRGHRPRDSRYPPHLEVQDLRDALVLL, from the coding sequence ATGCGGCTTTGGCTTTTGGATCTGGACGATACCCTTCTTGTGGACCACCGGGTGAGCGAGGAGGTGTTGGAGCAGCTGGGTCGGGAAGTGGGGGTGGAAGGGCTTCCCGAGGGGGTGCGGCGGAAGGCGGAGGAGTTCTTCCGGCAGGCTCCCTTTTACCCCTGGGCCGAGGGCATCGGCCACTCGGCCCTGGAGGCCCTTTGGGCCCGCTACTCCACCCCGGGGCTGGAGGCCTTAGCGGGGTGGGCCTGGCCCTTTCGGGAAAGGGTTTTCCAAGAGGCCCTAAGGGAGTTGGATGGCCCTGAAGAACGCGCCAGGGAGCTGGCGGAGGCCTTTTTCCAAAGGAGGCGCCGCTACCCCCTCTTCCCCGAGGTGCCGGAGTTCCTTTGGGCCTTGAGGGCCAAGGGGGCGGTCCTGGTCCTCCTCACCAATGGCATCCCAGACCTGCAGCGGGAAAAGCTCTTTGGGGCCGGCCTGGCTGAGACCTTTGACCTCACCCTGGTCTCCGGGGAGGTGGGCCTGGGCAAGCCCGATCCCAGGCTCTTCCGCATGGCCCTATGCGCCTTTGGCGTGGGCCCGGAAGAGGCGGTGATGGTGGGGGATAACCCTGAGCGGGACATCCAGGGGGCCCTTCTTGCGGGGATAAAGGCGGTCTGGGTGGACCGGGGGCACCGGCCCAGGGATTCCCGCTACCCACCCCACCTCGAGGTGCAGGACCTGAGGGACGCCCTGGTCCTTTTGTGA
- the amrB gene encoding AmmeMemoRadiSam system protein B, whose product MDLVRPPAVAGYFYPQEAERLRQEVKGLLQRARAEPDPRVRGLLSPHAGYFYSGKVAAEGFGALSAWQGRAKRAFLLGPSHFVPFLGVAFYPYRAWATPLGEVAVDLEGGSRLMEKGPPFLTYEEPFLEEHSLEVLLPFLQVALPGTPILPLLFGEVNPMEVAEALLPELGEGDLVLASSDLSHYHPDAVARRRDQETLERALALDVEGVARGEACGRLPWATLTALAKGLGWRPKLLAYATSAEASGDQSRVVGYAALAYLGEG is encoded by the coding sequence ATGGACCTGGTGAGGCCGCCGGCGGTGGCCGGCTACTTCTACCCCCAGGAGGCGGAACGCCTAAGGCAGGAGGTGAAAGGCCTTCTACAAAGAGCCCGCGCAGAACCCGACCCCAGGGTTAGGGGCCTTCTCTCCCCCCATGCCGGCTACTTCTATTCGGGAAAGGTGGCCGCAGAGGGCTTTGGGGCCCTTTCCGCCTGGCAGGGAAGGGCGAAGAGGGCATTCCTTTTGGGGCCCAGCCATTTTGTGCCCTTTCTCGGCGTGGCCTTCTACCCTTACCGCGCCTGGGCCACCCCCTTGGGGGAGGTGGCGGTGGACCTGGAAGGGGGAAGCAGGCTTATGGAGAAGGGCCCGCCATTTTTAACCTACGAGGAGCCCTTCTTGGAAGAGCATAGCCTCGAGGTCCTCCTCCCCTTCCTCCAAGTGGCCTTGCCGGGCACGCCCATCCTGCCCCTCCTCTTCGGGGAGGTGAACCCCATGGAGGTGGCGGAAGCCCTCTTGCCGGAGCTAGGGGAAGGGGACCTGGTGCTGGCCTCCAGCGACCTATCCCACTACCACCCCGATGCCGTGGCCAGAAGGCGGGACCAGGAAACCTTAGAAAGGGCCCTGGCCCTGGATGTGGAAGGGGTGGCGCGGGGAGAAGCCTGCGGCCGCCTTCCCTGGGCCACCCTCACCGCCCTGGCCAAGGGCCTGGGGTGGCGCCCTAAGCTTCTGGCCTACGCCACCAGCGCCGAGGCCTCGGGGGACCAAAGCCGGGTGGTGGGGTACGCGGCCTTAGCCTATCTAGGGGAAGGCTAA
- the amrS gene encoding AmmeMemoRadiSam system radical SAM enzyme, whose amino-acid sequence MTLTTTLREADLKRPLPKGYVQCRACAHYCAIAEGKAGKCGVRRNFGGRLYLVTYGKAAALHLDPVEKKPLYHFHPGEGILSLGTVGCNLFCAFCQNWQISQFREFKVTQEGQLDRPIGEDWPPEAIVQEAEALGVRLLAYTYNEPAVWIEYAHDTAKLAKERGMKNVFVTSGFETKEAWDYIRPYLDAANVDLKGFTEEFYRKICGARLKPVLESLEHLHAQGAWVEVTTLLLEGYNDAPEEVRAMARFLKGLSPEIPWHLTAAHPDYRMLDLRPTRHSTLVRAYEIAKEEGLSFVYVGNVLDEERSSTRCPDCGRLLIRRRGYRVEPLWQVPGVCPGCGRRIPGVWTW is encoded by the coding sequence ATGACCCTGACGACTACCCTCAGGGAAGCGGACCTGAAACGCCCCCTACCCAAGGGCTACGTGCAGTGCCGGGCCTGCGCCCACTACTGCGCCATCGCGGAAGGAAAGGCAGGCAAATGCGGGGTTAGGCGCAACTTCGGGGGCAGGCTGTACCTGGTGACCTACGGCAAGGCGGCCGCCCTTCACCTGGACCCGGTGGAGAAGAAGCCCCTTTACCACTTCCACCCCGGGGAGGGAATCCTTTCCCTGGGCACCGTGGGGTGCAACCTCTTCTGCGCCTTCTGCCAAAACTGGCAGATCTCCCAGTTCCGGGAGTTTAAGGTGACGCAAGAAGGCCAGCTTGACCGGCCCATCGGGGAGGACTGGCCCCCGGAGGCCATCGTGCAGGAGGCCGAGGCTTTGGGGGTGCGGCTTCTCGCCTACACCTACAACGAGCCCGCCGTCTGGATTGAGTACGCCCACGACACGGCAAAGCTGGCCAAGGAGCGGGGCATGAAGAATGTCTTCGTCACCAGCGGCTTTGAAACCAAGGAAGCCTGGGACTACATCCGGCCCTATCTGGATGCCGCCAACGTGGACCTGAAGGGCTTCACGGAGGAGTTCTACCGGAAGATCTGTGGGGCCCGGCTCAAGCCGGTTTTGGAGAGCCTCGAGCACCTCCACGCCCAAGGGGCCTGGGTGGAGGTGACCACCCTCCTCCTGGAGGGCTACAACGACGCCCCCGAGGAGGTGCGGGCCATGGCCCGATTCCTCAAGGGGCTCTCCCCCGAAATCCCCTGGCACCTCACCGCCGCCCACCCCGACTACCGCATGCTGGACCTGAGGCCCACCCGGCACAGCACCCTGGTGCGGGCCTACGAGATCGCCAAGGAGGAGGGGCTAAGCTTCGTGTACGTGGGCAACGTCTTGGACGAGGAAAGAAGCTCCACCCGCTGCCCGGACTGCGGGAGGCTTCTCATCCGTAGGCGGGGCTACCGGGTGGAGCCCCTTTGGCAGGTCCCCGGGGTCTGCCCAGGGTGCGGGAGGAGGATTCCCGGGGTATGGACCTGGTGA
- a CDS encoding SWIM zinc finger family protein — protein sequence MPPFPPREEADFAPFFSPEVLRRGLAYYQEGRVQRVFRVGERIVGLVQGSAEAPYQVEVGPGLVGRCTCPYPDFPCKHAAALLYAYVEGRVPDLAPLIEALTPDEAKDLLQRLALIPGVTFYLAEALAPGKAFMEGVKHLRRAFRMGGGEAEAKALLLRLDRVGREEVEAYLEALLQAPFNPEPYLKAALERYLALSPRLSFLLGLYLKHPSEALREAFLRVGVEREAEALDLLKGPDGLGLKRELKAELLFRLGRVEEGLAALREGLEGVEDYFQLVNRLLSLGRMEEALRYAEEARDWFGKDPRLLPLLDLLVAHRGLPEDHRARFEVRPNLEDYLALKAKLGRDFYRERRTLLRQVRDPALLARIHLVEEDWRALDRLLRNAPLEAYPRLAEALEERLPEEAKRLYWEAARSLVERGSRKAYQEAARLLGRMARLDPKAAQEAASALVLAYPKRPALREELALWLSEKSHGPVEK from the coding sequence GTGCCGCCTTTTCCCCCAAGGGAGGAAGCGGACTTTGCTCCGTTTTTTTCCCCCGAGGTGCTCCGCCGGGGGCTGGCCTACTACCAGGAGGGCCGGGTGCAGAGGGTCTTTCGGGTGGGGGAGAGGATTGTGGGTTTGGTGCAGGGTTCGGCGGAAGCCCCCTACCAGGTGGAGGTGGGGCCTGGGCTTGTGGGCCGGTGCACCTGCCCCTATCCCGATTTCCCTTGCAAGCATGCGGCGGCGCTTCTTTATGCCTACGTGGAGGGAAGGGTACCCGACCTTGCGCCCCTTATAGAGGCCCTAACGCCCGATGAGGCCAAGGACCTTTTGCAAAGGCTCGCCCTGATTCCTGGGGTTACCTTTTATCTGGCGGAGGCCTTGGCCCCAGGGAAGGCCTTTATGGAGGGGGTAAAGCACCTGCGCCGGGCCTTCCGGATGGGGGGAGGGGAGGCGGAGGCTAAGGCCCTCCTCCTGCGCCTGGACCGGGTGGGAAGGGAGGAGGTGGAGGCCTACCTCGAGGCCCTTCTGCAGGCCCCCTTTAACCCGGAGCCCTACCTGAAGGCGGCCTTAGAGCGCTATCTGGCCCTTTCCCCTAGGCTTTCCTTCCTCCTTGGCCTTTACCTGAAACACCCTTCCGAGGCTCTGCGGGAGGCCTTCTTGCGGGTGGGGGTGGAAAGGGAAGCGGAGGCCCTAGACCTCCTGAAGGGTCCGGATGGCTTGGGGCTCAAGCGGGAGCTCAAGGCGGAGCTTCTCTTCCGCCTGGGGCGGGTGGAGGAGGGGCTTGCCGCCTTGCGGGAAGGGCTTGAGGGGGTGGAGGACTACTTCCAGCTGGTGAACCGGCTCCTTTCCCTAGGCCGGATGGAGGAGGCCCTAAGGTATGCGGAGGAGGCCCGGGACTGGTTTGGCAAAGACCCCAGGCTTCTTCCCTTGCTGGACCTTTTGGTGGCCCACCGGGGGCTTCCTGAGGATCACAGGGCCCGGTTTGAGGTCCGGCCGAACCTCGAGGACTACCTGGCCCTGAAGGCCAAGCTGGGCCGGGACTTCTACCGGGAGCGAAGGACTCTTCTACGCCAGGTGCGGGATCCAGCCCTTTTGGCCCGCATCCACCTTGTAGAGGAAGACTGGAGGGCCTTGGACCGCCTCTTAAGGAATGCCCCCCTCGAGGCCTACCCCCGCCTGGCAGAGGCCCTGGAGGAAAGGCTTCCTGAGGAGGCCAAAAGGCTCTACTGGGAAGCGGCGAGATCCCTGGTGGAAAGGGGTAGCCGCAAGGCCTACCAGGAGGCGGCTCGGCTCCTAGGGCGCATGGCCCGCCTGGACCCCAAGGCGGCCCAGGAGGCGGCCTCGGCCTTGGTCTTGGCCTACCCCAAGCGGCCTGCCCTGAGGGAGGAGCTTGCCCTTTGGCTCTCGGAAAAGTCTCACGGGCCTGTGGAAAAATAA
- a CDS encoding acyltransferase family protein: MERFPWVEVFRGLAILEVVLHHVTGRFLRELSPGSPEWHLLAAANRTLHFAVPAFLFMTTLVLGASFLREFRLGRYLRNRALRLLWPYLLWSGVYLAFRYWDYGVFQPERLPHQLLWGKAYFHLYFLAVALQLTLLLPLFLPLLRRRPHGLVFLLLGVGLTLGVYFLNRHYRFLPYPGSFVLWYTPAVALGLYLASRLEVLPRLLRFWPLALLLAGVGLWGYLPLALEVLRRLPVNTFHYQAFHWLYTTGMAFLLLALAYALSRTPLRTPLAFLGRYSLQIYLLHPMVVRLLEKQPAFPEPLGLKPAFAVYLALALFLPLLLAYLLAKARVSPAFFGR; the protein is encoded by the coding sequence GTGGAGCGCTTTCCCTGGGTGGAGGTCTTCCGGGGGCTGGCCATCTTGGAGGTGGTCCTCCACCACGTGACGGGCCGCTTCCTGCGGGAGCTTTCCCCGGGAAGCCCAGAATGGCACCTACTGGCGGCGGCGAACCGCACCCTACACTTTGCCGTGCCCGCCTTCCTCTTCATGACCACTTTGGTCTTGGGGGCCAGTTTCCTCAGGGAGTTCCGCCTGGGCCGTTACCTAAGGAATCGGGCCCTTCGCCTTCTTTGGCCCTACCTCCTTTGGAGCGGGGTCTACCTGGCCTTCCGCTACTGGGATTACGGGGTTTTTCAGCCGGAACGCCTTCCCCACCAGCTCCTTTGGGGAAAGGCCTACTTTCACCTCTACTTCCTGGCGGTGGCCCTGCAGCTTACCCTCCTCCTCCCCCTTTTCCTCCCTCTCCTCAGGCGGAGGCCCCACGGCCTGGTGTTCCTCCTTCTAGGGGTAGGGCTCACCTTGGGGGTTTACTTTCTGAACCGTCACTACCGCTTTTTGCCCTACCCGGGAAGCTTCGTCCTTTGGTACACCCCGGCCGTCGCCTTGGGGCTTTACCTGGCAAGCCGCCTCGAGGTTCTACCCCGCCTGCTCCGCTTCTGGCCCTTAGCCCTTTTGCTGGCCGGGGTAGGGCTTTGGGGGTATCTGCCCCTGGCCTTGGAGGTGCTGAGGCGACTTCCTGTGAACACCTTCCACTACCAGGCCTTTCACTGGCTTTATACCACCGGCATGGCCTTTCTCCTCCTGGCCCTGGCCTATGCCTTGTCCCGCACCCCCTTGCGGACGCCCCTGGCCTTTTTGGGCCGCTACTCCTTGCAGATCTACCTGCTCCATCCCATGGTGGTGCGCCTTTTGGAGAAACAACCGGCTTTTCCCGAGCCTTTGGGTCTTAAGCCCGCCTTCGCCGTCTACCTGGCCTTGGCCCTTTTCCTGCCCCTTTTGTTGGCCTACCTCTTGGCCAAGGCCCGGGTATCCCCCGCCTTTTTTGGCCGATGA
- a CDS encoding alpha/beta hydrolase family protein, whose amino-acid sequence MEEGVVYGREGVSLFAQVCSPQGATDRAVILVPGGFGPPTLDMEKRCRLYAEKGVVALVPHLRGRGKSEGKVTGCLKEAEDVALMARLLPQMGIRRHAYAGYSLGACVALKAAALEGRARGVAFVIGPVDFAEQVEILRKARPDALKRWREVFGGLPEECPACYARQSPLPHAARLGAPLLILQAGNDPLIPSTQACRLRDVREEAGRKVHQVALTREGKPWTEPLTKGRACLRPTGFGPLGEDHLVLFPDLHHAVIPAMEALVERFVLAWLR is encoded by the coding sequence GTGGAAGAAGGTGTGGTTTACGGGCGGGAGGGGGTTTCCCTGTTTGCCCAAGTCTGCTCGCCGCAAGGGGCCACGGACCGGGCGGTGATCTTGGTGCCGGGTGGCTTCGGCCCTCCCACCTTGGATATGGAAAAGCGGTGCCGCCTCTATGCGGAGAAGGGGGTGGTGGCCTTGGTGCCCCACCTCAGAGGCCGGGGGAAAAGTGAGGGAAAGGTGACCGGTTGCCTAAAGGAAGCCGAGGACGTGGCCCTTATGGCCCGCCTCCTTCCCCAGATGGGGATAAGGCGCCACGCCTACGCCGGCTACTCCCTGGGAGCCTGCGTGGCCCTAAAGGCGGCGGCCCTGGAGGGAAGGGCCAGGGGTGTGGCCTTTGTCATCGGCCCGGTGGACTTTGCCGAACAGGTGGAGATCCTGAGGAAAGCCCGCCCCGACGCCCTGAAACGTTGGCGGGAGGTCTTCGGTGGGCTTCCGGAGGAGTGCCCGGCCTGCTACGCCCGGCAGAGCCCCTTGCCCCATGCGGCCCGCCTTGGGGCTCCCCTTCTCATCCTGCAGGCGGGCAACGACCCCCTTATTCCCTCCACGCAGGCCTGCCGCCTGAGGGATGTGCGGGAGGAAGCCGGCCGCAAGGTGCACCAGGTGGCCCTCACCCGGGAAGGGAAGCCCTGGACGGAGCCCCTCACCAAGGGCCGGGCCTGCCTCAGGCCCACGGGGTTTGGCCCCTTGGGGGAGGACCACCTGGTCCTCTTCCCCGATCTCCACCATGCGGTGATTCCCGCTATGGAGGCCCTGGTGGAGCGGTTTGTCCTAGCCTGGCTCCGTTAG
- a CDS encoding DNA/RNA nuclease SfsA, which produces MWALPLPPLKPCRFIRRKNRFLVEADVGPLHLPNSGRMTELLLPGTPCFYHPRPTLKTVGRMVLVESQGVLVGVDASLANRLLELLLKEGFFGSLADLRKEVRFGGERLDFSAWIGDKEALLEAKNCNRVEEGLALFPDAPTPRGARHLRLLAAFARGGGLAYAVWMVQHPLAQAFALDPEDGFLYRAAREAEEAGVRLLAFRVRPALEALHLEGELPWVWLPPKENLEGHHQGHG; this is translated from the coding sequence ATGTGGGCCTTGCCTTTGCCTCCCCTAAAACCCTGCCGGTTTATCCGGAGGAAAAACCGCTTCCTGGTGGAGGCGGACGTGGGCCCCCTGCACCTGCCTAACTCGGGGCGGATGACGGAACTCCTTCTGCCCGGAACCCCTTGCTTTTACCATCCCAGGCCCACCCTCAAGACGGTGGGCCGGATGGTCCTGGTGGAAAGCCAGGGGGTTTTGGTGGGGGTGGACGCCTCCTTGGCCAACCGTCTCCTGGAGTTGCTTTTGAAGGAGGGGTTTTTCGGCTCCCTTGCGGATCTAAGAAAAGAGGTGCGCTTTGGGGGGGAGAGGCTGGACTTCTCCGCCTGGATTGGGGATAAGGAAGCTCTTTTGGAAGCCAAAAACTGCAACCGGGTGGAGGAGGGCCTGGCCCTTTTCCCCGATGCCCCTACCCCTCGAGGGGCCCGGCACCTTAGGCTTCTCGCGGCGTTTGCCCGGGGTGGGGGGCTGGCCTACGCCGTATGGATGGTGCAGCATCCCCTGGCCCAGGCCTTCGCCCTGGACCCGGAGGATGGGTTCCTATACCGAGCGGCCCGGGAAGCGGAGGAGGCGGGGGTGAGGCTTCTGGCCTTTCGCGTGCGCCCTGCCTTGGAAGCCCTCCATCTGGAAGGGGAGCTTCCCTGGGTTTGGCTACCCCCCAAGGAGAATCTGGAAGGCCACCATCAGGGCCACGGCTAG